The Phycisphaerae bacterium RAS1 genome includes a region encoding these proteins:
- the serA_3 gene encoding D-3-phosphoglycerate dehydrogenase: MKILIADKFEAQGVDELRRLASEVHVEPDKKGPALLARVAELDPNVLIVRSTKVGGDVMSAGKHMRMIIRAGSGYDTIDLKAASERGIFVTNCPGQNAEAVAELTMGLLVALDRRIPDNVIDIRSGRWNKAAYGAAGRGLKGRTLGIIGAGRIGTEVARRASAFEMTVLYSHLGRSRRLADFANCRRTEISELLRESDAITIHVPGGDDTKSLIDDKALRMMKPTALLINTSRAGVVDEAALAVALREGRLRGAALDVFAGEPAGGSGEVTTPLADVPNLYVTHHIGASTEQAQLAVAHEVVKIVTEYKNSGKVRNCVNLSAAPASHLLVVRLVNKPGGLAHVFNHIAVAGINVEEVDHVIYDGGKAACAHIRLGGRPSDAVINSIRTGHPNVIGVEVTKVE, translated from the coding sequence TTGAAAATCCTGATTGCGGACAAGTTCGAAGCCCAGGGCGTGGATGAGCTGCGTCGGCTGGCGAGCGAAGTGCACGTGGAGCCGGACAAGAAGGGGCCGGCGCTCCTGGCCCGCGTCGCCGAGCTGGATCCAAACGTTTTGATCGTCCGCTCGACCAAGGTCGGCGGCGACGTCATGTCGGCCGGCAAACACATGCGGATGATCATCCGCGCCGGCTCGGGCTACGACACGATCGACCTGAAGGCCGCCTCGGAGCGCGGCATCTTCGTGACGAATTGCCCGGGGCAAAACGCCGAGGCCGTCGCCGAGTTGACGATGGGCCTGCTCGTCGCGCTCGATCGCCGCATTCCCGACAACGTGATCGACATCCGCAGCGGCAGGTGGAACAAGGCGGCCTACGGCGCCGCGGGCCGCGGGCTGAAGGGCCGCACGCTGGGCATCATCGGCGCAGGCCGGATCGGCACCGAGGTCGCCCGCCGCGCGTCGGCGTTCGAGATGACGGTGCTCTACTCGCACCTGGGCCGCTCGCGGCGGCTGGCGGATTTCGCGAATTGCCGTCGCACGGAGATCAGCGAGCTGTTGCGCGAGTCGGACGCGATCACCATTCACGTACCCGGCGGAGACGATACGAAGAGCCTGATCGACGACAAGGCGCTGCGGATGATGAAACCGACGGCGCTGCTGATTAACACGAGCCGCGCCGGCGTCGTGGACGAGGCGGCGCTGGCAGTCGCGCTGCGCGAGGGGCGGCTGCGCGGGGCGGCGCTGGACGTGTTCGCCGGCGAGCCGGCCGGCGGCAGCGGCGAGGTGACGACGCCGCTGGCGGACGTACCGAATCTGTACGTGACCCATCACATCGGGGCTTCCACCGAGCAGGCGCAGCTCGCGGTTGCTCATGAAGTCGTGAAAATCGTCACCGAGTACAAGAACAGCGGCAAAGTACGGAACTGCGTGAACCTGTCGGCGGCGCCCGCGTCACACCTGCTCGTGGTGCGGCTGGTGAACAAGCCCGGCGGGTTGGCGCACGTGTTCAATCACATCGCGGTGGCCGGGATCAACGTGGAGGAGGTTGACCACGTCATCTACGACGGCGGCAAGGCTGCTTGCGCGCATATCCGCCTCGGCGGGCGGCCCAGCGACGCGGTGATCAACAGCATTCGGACGGGGCATCCGAACGTCATCGGGGTGGAGGTGACAAAGGTCGAGTGA
- the asnS gene encoding Asparagine--tRNA ligase — translation MPTPATISELSRHVGSQVTLSGWLYNSRSSGKLAFLILRDGTGLCQCVLEKTDANLAMFEQAAKLGQESALEVDGLVRADERAEGGHELTASAIRVVHAAEGYPITPKPHGVDFLMRHRHLWFRSRRQWTILRVRATLVDAIRQFFNSRGFTLIDTPIFAPAAGEGAQTLFSVDYFGEPVYLAQTGQLYVEAAALALRKVYCFGPTFRAEKSKTRRHLTEFWMVEPEIAYADLDDVIAVAEDFICEITQRVLRDHRADLAFLGRDVTALEKVQKPFYRLTYSQAAEILRGPRAATMLEEDRVKATARVAELKKLIDEKEAQRTAQGVKKWQQEKLAQEIIDHREELSDREDDVRNIPRHMELAAGFEWGGDLGGSDETIIARLHDRPCFVTHYPRDCKAFYMKRNDADPRVVNNFDLLAPEGYGEIIGGSQREEILERLVERLHEEKLRQEDYEWYLDLRRYGSVPHGGFGLGVERTLAWLCGLKHIRETIPYARMMGRFYP, via the coding sequence ATGCCGACGCCAGCGACAATCTCGGAACTCTCCCGCCACGTGGGTAGCCAAGTCACCCTCTCCGGCTGGCTCTACAACAGCCGCTCCAGCGGCAAGCTCGCCTTCCTGATCCTTCGCGACGGCACCGGCCTGTGTCAGTGCGTCCTCGAAAAGACCGACGCCAACCTCGCCATGTTCGAGCAAGCGGCGAAGCTCGGCCAGGAATCCGCGCTCGAAGTCGACGGCCTCGTCCGCGCCGATGAGCGCGCCGAGGGCGGCCACGAGCTGACCGCTTCCGCCATCCGCGTCGTCCACGCCGCCGAAGGCTACCCCATCACCCCCAAGCCGCACGGCGTCGATTTCCTGATGCGCCATCGGCATCTCTGGTTCCGCTCGCGCCGCCAGTGGACCATCCTCCGCGTCCGCGCCACGCTGGTCGACGCCATCCGCCAGTTCTTCAACAGCCGCGGCTTCACGCTGATCGACACGCCCATCTTCGCCCCCGCCGCCGGCGAAGGGGCGCAGACGCTCTTCTCCGTCGATTACTTCGGCGAGCCGGTCTACCTGGCCCAGACCGGCCAGCTCTACGTCGAAGCCGCCGCCCTCGCCCTGCGCAAGGTCTACTGCTTCGGCCCCACGTTCCGCGCCGAAAAAAGCAAGACCCGCCGCCACCTGACCGAATTCTGGATGGTCGAGCCGGAAATCGCCTACGCCGACCTCGACGACGTGATCGCCGTCGCCGAAGACTTCATCTGCGAAATCACCCAGCGCGTCCTGCGCGACCACCGCGCCGACCTCGCCTTCCTCGGCCGCGACGTGACCGCGCTGGAGAAAGTGCAAAAGCCCTTCTACCGCCTCACCTACTCGCAAGCCGCCGAAATCCTCCGCGGCCCGCGCGCCGCCACGATGCTCGAAGAAGACCGTGTGAAAGCCACCGCCCGCGTGGCCGAGTTGAAGAAGCTGATCGACGAGAAGGAAGCTCAGCGCACCGCCCAGGGCGTCAAAAAGTGGCAGCAGGAAAAGCTCGCCCAGGAGATCATCGACCACCGCGAAGAGCTTTCCGACCGCGAGGACGACGTCCGCAACATCCCGCGGCACATGGAGCTGGCCGCCGGCTTCGAATGGGGCGGCGACCTCGGCGGCTCCGACGAGACCATCATCGCCCGCCTGCACGACCGCCCCTGCTTCGTCACGCACTACCCGCGCGACTGCAAGGCGTTCTACATGAAACGCAACGACGCCGACCCGCGCGTCGTCAACAACTTCGACCTGCTCGCCCCCGAAGGCTACGGCGAAATCATCGGCGGCTCGCAGCGCGAGGAAATCCTCGAGCGCCTCGTCGAGCGCCTGCACGAGGAAAAGCTGCGGCAGGAAGACTACGAGTGGTACCTCGACCTCCGCCGCTACGGCTCCGTCCCCCACGGCGGCTTCGGCCTGGGCGTGGAGCGCACGCTGGCCTGGCTGTGCGGGCTGAAGCACATCCGCGAGACGATTCCGTATGCGCGGATGATGGGGCGGTTTTATCCGTAG
- a CDS encoding RNA polymerase sigma factor, protein METTRLSILARVKNVADADAWRQFDSIYRPILTRYARARGLDAADVDDVVQHCMAALVTHVRGFEYDASRGRFRSWLRTIVNNHIRNLWAKRREGQADTAAFAGVADDNGPDQEFERIWTQEHLRHCLEQVRRELRPEEYDAFHMHVIADASVDDTCAKFGLAPNQLYKLKWKVTQRLKEAMREQFGEGE, encoded by the coding sequence ATGGAAACCACGCGCCTCAGTATCCTGGCCCGCGTCAAGAACGTCGCCGACGCCGACGCCTGGCGGCAGTTCGACTCGATCTACCGCCCGATCCTGACCCGCTACGCCCGCGCCCGCGGTCTGGACGCGGCGGACGTGGACGACGTCGTGCAGCACTGCATGGCGGCCCTCGTCACGCACGTGCGCGGCTTCGAATACGACGCCTCGCGCGGCCGCTTTCGGTCATGGCTGCGGACGATCGTCAACAACCACATCCGAAACCTGTGGGCCAAGCGCCGCGAGGGGCAGGCCGACACCGCCGCCTTCGCCGGCGTAGCCGACGACAACGGGCCGGACCAGGAGTTCGAGCGCATCTGGACGCAGGAGCACCTGCGGCACTGCCTGGAGCAGGTCCGCCGCGAGCTGCGGCCGGAGGAGTACGACGCGTTTCACATGCACGTCATCGCCGACGCGTCGGTTGACGACACCTGCGCGAAGTTCGGGCTGGCTCCGAACCAGCTTTACAAGCTGAAGTGGAAGGTGACGCAGCGGCTGAAGGAGGCGATGCGGGAGCAGTTCGGGGAGGGAGAGTGA
- the korB_2 gene encoding 2-oxoglutarate oxidoreductase subunit KorB, whose product MSTLNPPKLTVKDFKSDQEVRWCPGCGDYSILLQMQKVMADLATERHRTVFVAGIGCSSRFPYYMETYGFHGIHGRAPAIATGVKCANPELDVWVMTGDGDGLSIGGNHLIHTIRRNIGLKIVLFNNRIYGLTKGQYSPTSERGKKTRSTPWGTIENPIRPITVALGCEVTFVARCADVDIKLLQDVFRKAAAHKGTAFIEVYQDCNVYNHGAFDYATDRQTKLDATLILEHGKPMIFGKDRNKGIRLNGMTPEIVELGSGITADDLLIHDEKATEPTLAFMLSRMTHPEFPEPVGVFRAVEEPTYEGQMEDQIAAVTKKLGAGNLDKLFNAGDTWDVD is encoded by the coding sequence ATGAGCACGCTGAACCCGCCCAAACTGACGGTCAAGGATTTCAAAAGCGACCAGGAAGTGCGCTGGTGCCCCGGCTGCGGCGACTACTCCATTCTGCTCCAGATGCAGAAAGTCATGGCCGACCTGGCGACCGAGAGGCATCGCACGGTCTTCGTGGCCGGTATCGGCTGCTCCAGCCGGTTTCCGTATTACATGGAAACCTATGGATTTCACGGCATTCACGGCCGTGCGCCGGCGATCGCGACCGGAGTCAAGTGCGCGAATCCGGAGCTGGATGTCTGGGTGATGACCGGCGACGGAGACGGGCTGTCGATCGGCGGAAACCACCTCATCCACACCATCCGCCGGAACATCGGGCTGAAGATCGTGCTCTTCAACAATCGCATCTACGGACTGACCAAGGGCCAGTATTCACCCACCAGCGAGCGCGGCAAGAAGACGCGCTCGACGCCCTGGGGCACGATTGAGAACCCGATCCGGCCGATCACGGTGGCGCTGGGTTGCGAAGTGACGTTCGTCGCCCGCTGCGCCGACGTGGACATCAAGCTGCTGCAGGACGTGTTCCGCAAGGCCGCGGCCCACAAGGGCACGGCGTTCATCGAGGTGTACCAGGACTGCAACGTCTACAACCACGGCGCGTTCGACTACGCCACCGACCGGCAGACCAAGCTCGACGCCACGCTCATCCTCGAACACGGCAAGCCGATGATCTTCGGCAAGGACCGCAACAAGGGCATCCGGCTGAACGGCATGACGCCGGAGATCGTCGAGCTGGGCAGCGGCATCACGGCCGACGACCTGCTGATTCATGATGAAAAGGCGACCGAGCCGACGCTGGCGTTCATGCTCTCGCGGATGACGCACCCGGAGTTCCCCGAGCCGGTGGGCGTGTTCCGCGCCGTTGAAGAGCCGACCTACGAGGGCCAGATGGAGGATCAGATCGCGGCCGTGACGAAGAAGCTCGGCGCGGGAAATCTGGATAAGCTGTTTAACGCAGGGGATACATGGGACGTGGACTAA
- the prkC_15 gene encoding Serine/threonine-protein kinase PrkC: MKEIGPYRVLNPLGRGGMGTVLLAIREGDQFHKRVAIKLMRRGVDTADILQRFAVERQVLAGLNHPNIARMLDAGETADGRPYLVMEYIDGQPIDRYCDDAGLTIDARLQLFRKVCHAVHFAHQHLIVHRDLKPSNILVGADGEPKLLDFGIAKILNPELLQISVATGPELRLMTPEYASPEQVQGKPISTPSDIYSLGVLLFELLTGRRPYRFSTRLHDELVRVIAEIEPERPSDVVAQTTEIRASDGASRTITPLDIAKPRSTAPQRLRKQLSGDVDNIVLKAMHKLARRRYASAQEMGEDIARHLSGMPVIARPDTLGYRAAKFVRRHRTAVVATGAVAATLIVGVAVTAWQAQVARQERDNAIRERARAERRYEQTLKVARTFRDQLEPALRAAEGAVSVRAALLQAGRAGLELMQTELADDPNMQRELAQTYTRLAAAVGGVHGSSQGDSAAADGLFRAALTLWDQLAQRAPGDRDVKLARAHLHLQLSQLASRAGKPGDAPLLAERALEMARDLCDSPRSSPAERRVLASALAQHADLEARNPAARARAAQELQESLDLRQAQAEQDPEDMQAQRDLSVGHMDLARFHRTAGTPETAAEALREVESAIAIRQRLLDADPDGGRAERDLLVALEGRCDALSALGRSQDVVSTRANIVDRFEQMCRASPDDGRLSVDLVRALTELAAAEIEIGRAEVAGQHADHALRIIQPLFDRDPGQHERRWRLALALATAGDACAARNDAIGAEALYDKAVKHLQVLTRGDPSNPRYAVEADAVRARWANAQESSRAGERSR, translated from the coding sequence ATGAAGGAGATCGGTCCCTATCGCGTCCTCAACCCGCTCGGCCGCGGCGGAATGGGGACCGTGCTCCTGGCGATCCGCGAAGGCGACCAGTTCCATAAACGCGTCGCCATCAAGCTCATGCGCCGCGGCGTCGACACCGCTGACATCCTCCAGCGATTCGCCGTTGAACGACAGGTTCTGGCCGGACTAAACCACCCGAACATCGCGCGGATGCTCGACGCAGGAGAGACCGCAGATGGCCGGCCCTACCTCGTCATGGAGTACATCGACGGCCAGCCGATCGACCGCTACTGCGACGACGCCGGCCTGACGATCGACGCACGCCTGCAGCTCTTCCGCAAGGTTTGTCACGCCGTGCACTTCGCGCACCAGCATCTGATCGTCCACCGCGACCTCAAGCCATCGAACATCCTCGTCGGCGCCGACGGCGAGCCGAAACTGCTCGACTTCGGCATCGCCAAAATCCTGAATCCGGAACTGCTCCAGATCAGCGTCGCGACCGGTCCTGAGCTGCGGCTGATGACGCCGGAATACGCCAGCCCGGAGCAGGTGCAGGGCAAGCCGATCAGCACGCCCAGCGACATCTACTCGCTCGGCGTGTTGCTTTTCGAGCTGCTGACCGGACGGCGGCCCTATCGCTTTTCGACGCGGCTGCACGACGAGCTTGTCCGCGTGATCGCCGAGATCGAGCCGGAGCGGCCCAGTGACGTGGTCGCCCAGACAACCGAAATCCGCGCCAGCGACGGCGCCTCGCGCACCATCACGCCGCTGGACATCGCCAAGCCGCGCAGCACGGCCCCGCAGCGGCTGCGCAAGCAGCTCAGCGGCGATGTGGACAACATCGTCCTCAAGGCCATGCACAAGCTGGCGCGGCGGCGCTACGCGTCGGCACAGGAGATGGGTGAGGACATCGCCCGCCACCTAAGCGGAATGCCGGTCATCGCCCGCCCGGATACGCTCGGGTATCGCGCCGCCAAGTTCGTCCGGCGGCATCGCACAGCCGTGGTTGCGACGGGAGCGGTCGCCGCGACGTTGATTGTGGGCGTCGCAGTTACAGCCTGGCAGGCACAAGTCGCTCGACAGGAGCGCGACAACGCCATCCGCGAGCGCGCGCGGGCCGAGCGACGCTATGAGCAGACGTTGAAAGTCGCGCGGACGTTCCGCGATCAGCTCGAACCGGCGCTGCGCGCCGCCGAAGGCGCGGTGAGCGTGCGGGCCGCGCTGCTGCAGGCCGGCCGAGCCGGTCTGGAACTCATGCAGACGGAGCTCGCCGACGATCCGAACATGCAGCGCGAGTTGGCGCAGACTTACACCCGGCTGGCCGCCGCCGTTGGGGGCGTGCACGGCAGCAGCCAGGGCGATTCCGCGGCCGCCGATGGGCTGTTCCGCGCGGCGCTCACGCTCTGGGATCAGCTCGCGCAACGCGCTCCCGGCGACCGCGACGTGAAGCTCGCCCGAGCGCATCTGCATCTCCAACTGAGCCAGCTTGCATCACGAGCCGGCAAACCAGGCGATGCGCCCCTGCTCGCCGAGCGGGCGCTCGAAATGGCGCGCGACTTGTGCGACTCGCCGCGCTCCAGCCCAGCGGAGCGGCGTGTGCTTGCCTCGGCCTTGGCGCAGCACGCGGATCTGGAAGCCAGAAACCCGGCCGCGCGGGCACGCGCGGCGCAGGAGCTGCAGGAATCGCTCGATCTGCGCCAGGCGCAGGCCGAACAGGATCCGGAAGACATGCAGGCGCAGCGTGACCTCTCCGTCGGGCACATGGACTTGGCCCGCTTTCACCGAACCGCCGGAACGCCGGAAACGGCGGCCGAGGCGCTGCGCGAAGTTGAGTCGGCCATCGCGATTCGCCAGAGACTTCTGGACGCGGACCCGGATGGCGGCAGAGCAGAGCGTGACCTGCTGGTGGCGCTGGAGGGCAGGTGCGATGCGCTGAGCGCACTGGGTCGTTCCCAGGACGTTGTCAGCACCCGCGCCAACATCGTGGATCGGTTCGAACAGATGTGCCGGGCCAGCCCGGACGACGGCCGGCTGTCCGTCGATCTGGTTCGTGCGCTGACGGAACTGGCGGCCGCCGAGATCGAAATCGGCCGCGCCGAAGTCGCCGGGCAACACGCCGACCACGCGCTGCGCATCATCCAGCCGCTCTTCGACCGCGACCCGGGCCAGCACGAGCGTCGCTGGAGACTGGCCTTGGCGCTGGCGACGGCCGGCGATGCGTGCGCAGCGCGGAACGACGCAATCGGAGCAGAGGCCCTCTATGACAAGGCAGTGAAGCATCTTCAGGTGCTGACGCGCGGCGACCCGAGTAACCCTCGCTACGCGGTTGAGGCGGATGCCGTCCGGGCGCGCTGGGCGAACGCCCAGGAGTCGTCGCGGGCGGGCGAGCGCTCTCGATGA
- the nlhH gene encoding Carboxylesterase NlhH → MRWYCAIASGVLAASATAQVTPTFNDVVWATAPRDAGGVVTLRMDIYTPVAGPPVRPLVIWIHGGGWSGGTHDTPPPAASAMLARGIALASIQYRLSGEAIFPAQIHDVKGAVRYLRANAATYGIDPNRIGCWGSSAGGHLSALLGTSGSVAVIEGNTGGNLGFSSRVIATVDYFGPTDILNMNPDVTDPPGSTIDHDAPNSPESNLVGWNDPGQGIGDIRNNLGNPNPPYPTLVTLCNQVNPITWVTPDDPPFFIAHGTADTLVPLNQSTRLATALADAGVYRTYRQIVGAGHGGFGAATENAVVDFFVGRFFGGAIGVDGDLNCDGVVDVLDINPFILALADAAGYAAAFPDCSRNSADINDDGQVNVLDINAFITLVAGS, encoded by the coding sequence ATGCGCTGGTACTGTGCAATCGCCTCTGGGGTTCTGGCCGCGTCCGCAACCGCCCAAGTCACGCCGACATTCAACGATGTCGTCTGGGCTACCGCCCCGCGCGACGCCGGAGGCGTCGTGACGCTTCGCATGGACATCTACACGCCCGTCGCCGGCCCGCCCGTGCGACCGCTGGTGATCTGGATTCACGGCGGCGGCTGGTCGGGCGGCACACACGACACGCCCCCGCCCGCCGCATCCGCGATGCTCGCACGCGGGATCGCGCTGGCGAGCATTCAGTATCGCCTGAGCGGCGAGGCGATTTTCCCGGCGCAAATTCACGACGTGAAAGGCGCCGTGCGTTACCTGCGCGCCAACGCCGCGACCTACGGCATCGACCCCAACCGCATCGGCTGCTGGGGCAGCTCGGCCGGCGGACACCTGTCGGCCCTGCTGGGCACGAGCGGCAGCGTCGCCGTGATCGAAGGCAACACCGGCGGCAATCTCGGCTTCAGCAGCCGCGTCATCGCGACCGTCGATTACTTCGGCCCGACCGACATTCTCAACATGAACCCGGATGTCACCGACCCTCCGGGCAGCACCATCGACCACGACGCCCCCAACTCACCCGAATCAAATCTCGTCGGCTGGAACGATCCGGGACAGGGCATCGGCGACATCCGCAACAACCTGGGCAACCCCAACCCGCCCTATCCGACGCTCGTGACGCTCTGCAACCAGGTGAATCCCATCACCTGGGTCACACCTGACGATCCGCCCTTCTTCATCGCCCACGGCACCGCTGATACGCTCGTGCCGCTGAACCAGAGCACCCGACTGGCGACCGCCCTCGCCGACGCCGGCGTCTATCGCACCTATCGCCAGATCGTCGGCGCCGGGCACGGCGGTTTCGGCGCCGCGACGGAAAACGCCGTGGTCGATTTCTTCGTCGGCCGCTTCTTCGGCGGCGCGATCGGCGTGGACGGAGACTTGAACTGCGACGGTGTGGTGGACGTGCTCGACATCAACCCGTTCATTCTCGCGCTCGCCGATGCGGCGGGCTACGCGGCGGCGTTCCCGGACTGCTCCCGCAACAGCGCGGACATCAACGACGATGGCCAGGTGAACGTGCTGGATATCAACGCGTTCATCACGCTTGTGGCCGGCTCGTAA
- a CDS encoding molybdopterin-guanine dinucleotide biosynthesis protein MobA, with protein MGRPKHLLEWQGRTLLEQALAALRPHVTQVFLLGRAELPATCIDTPRIEDAPDRTGPLAGILAAIRHSPDAAWLIAACDHPRIASAAIGWLTAQRGPGRTVIIPCDADGQLQPLLAIYEPAIFAAIEALAARGITAPRQTAELAGAFTPSVPAELAPAFRSANSAADWPAM; from the coding sequence ATGGGCCGGCCCAAGCATCTCCTGGAGTGGCAAGGCCGCACGCTGCTCGAACAGGCGCTCGCGGCGCTGCGCCCGCATGTGACGCAGGTCTTCCTCCTCGGACGAGCCGAGCTGCCCGCGACGTGCATCGACACACCGCGCATCGAAGACGCACCGGACAGAACCGGACCGCTGGCGGGCATCCTCGCGGCCATTCGGCATAGTCCGGACGCCGCCTGGCTCATCGCCGCGTGCGACCATCCGCGAATCGCAAGCGCCGCGATCGGCTGGCTGACCGCGCAGCGCGGGCCGGGCCGAACCGTCATCATCCCGTGCGACGCCGACGGGCAGCTTCAACCCCTGCTCGCCATCTACGAGCCCGCAATCTTCGCGGCAATCGAGGCGCTCGCCGCACGCGGCATCACTGCCCCGCGGCAAACCGCCGAGCTGGCGGGGGCCTTCACGCCGTCCGTCCCGGCGGAACTCGCCCCCGCCTTTCGCAGCGCCAACTCCGCAGCCGACTGGCCGGCGATGTAG
- the korA_2 gene encoding 2-oxoglutarate oxidoreductase subunit KorA — MSSATAGPPVTGHPHDTQELEYAAIRFAGDSGDGMQLAGTQFTNTSAVFGNDVSTLPDFPAEIRAPAGTVAGVSGFQINFSSRDIHTPGDRVDALISMNPAALKANQRDLLDGGILIVNTDEFSPQNLTKAKYDHNPLESEELKRFRVYKVPITKHTLEAVKETGLTVKEAERCKNFYALGLIYWLYDRPLDTTLAWIDLKFKDKGPVADANRLALRAGFNFGETAELFPVRYKVARAKLATGKYKNLTGNQATALGFITAAQKAGKPLFYGSYPITPASDILHELSQHKNFNVRTFQAEDEIAAMCAVVGAAFTGNIAVTGTSGPGVALKQEAIGLAVMTELPCVIVNVQRGGPSTGLPTKTEQADLLQAVIGRNGECPVPVLAAQSPSDCFWAAIESVRIATKYMTPVMLLTDGYLGNGAEPWRIPEASDIPRIEIKHATDAASFKPYLRDEHGSRPWAIPGTLNLQHRIGGLEKEDITGNVCYDPDNHQKMINLRAQKVANIVNDIGLQEVFGDHNGELLLVSWGGTFGAVRTACERLRESGHAVSHMHMRWIHPMPKNVREVLKRYRKVVCCELNLGQLQMLLRSRYLVDVQGMHKVQGRPFIINEIIEKAEEYLGVRP; from the coding sequence ATGAGTTCAGCCACCGCCGGTCCCCCCGTGACCGGCCATCCGCACGACACCCAGGAGTTGGAGTACGCCGCCATCCGGTTTGCCGGCGACTCCGGCGATGGGATGCAGCTTGCCGGCACGCAGTTCACGAACACGTCGGCCGTCTTCGGCAACGACGTCAGCACGCTGCCGGACTTCCCGGCCGAAATCCGCGCCCCCGCGGGCACGGTGGCCGGCGTCAGCGGCTTTCAGATCAACTTCTCGAGCCGCGACATCCACACGCCCGGCGACCGCGTTGACGCCCTGATCAGCATGAACCCCGCGGCGCTGAAGGCCAATCAGCGCGACTTGCTCGACGGCGGCATCCTGATCGTCAACACGGACGAATTCTCGCCGCAGAACCTGACCAAGGCCAAGTACGACCACAACCCGCTCGAGAGCGAGGAGCTGAAGCGTTTCCGCGTTTACAAGGTGCCGATCACGAAGCACACGCTCGAAGCCGTCAAGGAAACTGGGCTGACGGTCAAAGAGGCCGAGCGCTGCAAGAACTTCTACGCGCTGGGGCTGATTTACTGGCTGTACGACCGTCCGCTCGACACCACGCTGGCGTGGATCGACCTGAAGTTCAAGGACAAAGGACCGGTGGCCGACGCCAACCGCCTGGCGCTGCGGGCCGGCTTTAATTTCGGCGAGACGGCCGAGCTTTTCCCGGTGCGATACAAGGTCGCGCGGGCCAAGCTGGCGACCGGAAAATACAAGAACCTGACCGGCAACCAGGCGACGGCGCTGGGCTTTATCACCGCGGCGCAGAAGGCCGGCAAGCCGCTCTTCTACGGCAGCTACCCGATCACGCCGGCCAGCGACATCCTGCACGAGCTCAGCCAGCACAAGAACTTCAACGTGCGCACGTTTCAGGCCGAGGACGAAATCGCCGCCATGTGCGCCGTGGTCGGCGCCGCCTTCACCGGCAACATCGCCGTCACGGGCACGAGCGGCCCGGGCGTGGCCCTGAAGCAGGAAGCGATCGGCCTGGCCGTCATGACCGAGCTGCCGTGCGTGATCGTCAACGTGCAGCGCGGCGGCCCCAGCACCGGCCTGCCCACCAAGACCGAGCAGGCCGACCTGCTCCAGGCGGTGATCGGCCGCAATGGCGAGTGCCCCGTGCCCGTCCTGGCGGCCCAGTCGCCGTCGGACTGCTTCTGGGCGGCGATCGAATCGGTGCGCATCGCGACCAAGTACATGACGCCCGTGATGCTGCTGACTGATGGCTACCTCGGCAACGGCGCCGAGCCGTGGCGCATCCCGGAGGCGTCCGACATTCCGCGGATTGAAATCAAGCACGCCACGGACGCGGCCTCGTTCAAGCCTTACCTGCGCGACGAGCACGGCAGCCGGCCATGGGCCATTCCGGGCACGCTCAACCTGCAGCACCGCATCGGCGGCCTGGAGAAAGAGGACATCACCGGCAACGTCTGCTACGACCCCGACAACCACCAGAAGATGATCAACCTGCGGGCGCAGAAAGTCGCCAACATCGTCAACGACATCGGGCTGCAGGAAGTCTTCGGCGACCACAACGGCGAGCTGCTGCTGGTCTCGTGGGGCGGGACGTTCGGCGCCGTGCGGACGGCCTGCGAACGGCTGCGTGAGAGCGGCCACGCCGTCTCGCACATGCACATGCGCTGGATCCATCCGATGCCGAAAAACGTGCGTGAGGTCCTGAAACGGTATCGTAAGGTCGTGTGCTGCGAGCTGAACCTGGGACAGCTTCAGATGCTGTTGCGATCGCGTTACCTGGTCGACGTTCAGGGCATGCACAAGGTTCAGGGCCGGCCCTTCATTATCAACGAGATCATCGAAAAGGCTGAGGAATATCTTGGAGTGCGCCCATGA